Within the Osmerus mordax isolate fOsmMor3 chromosome 6, fOsmMor3.pri, whole genome shotgun sequence genome, the region TGTCTTGACAAGCAACATGATAGCCAAAGGAAGAAACTAAATCAAGGAAACATAATGGTTTTGTAAATACCACACTGAACCAACCATtagacttgaaataaaacatACTGCTAATTCGGCTTTACCTTAACGTTGTCCCATTTCCCCAGAcctggattaagcctagtcctaaagtaagagaAACATTCTCGATTGAAAAAAAATGTagtctaggactaggcttaatccaagTTTGGGAAACTGTGTCCATATGCTGTTGACCCACAGCTGAACTGTTAATGGTGAGCAGAATAACTATGGCCACCAAGGGGCAATAGAGGGCTAAAGATAGACTTGGTTTACTGAGTCATCCAGTAAGCTTGAAGTACAGAACAAAAGTGCTTGTACTATATCTGTCATGACTCCAACACACTCTAGTTGAAAACCGAAcagcataaataaataaaaactatgtatgaaaataaatatttttagcATTTAGGCATAGGAAAATGAATATTCCATGAGGGTCAAGATGAAAACCCTCCAGACAGTTGTGTACTCTCTGAGCagtatgctggtgtgtgtgtgtgtgtgtgctgtggtgttccTAGGGAGCTCCAGACTAGATCTCGAACCAGCAGCGcggttgtgtgtgtctaaagTAGAACGAGTGCTGGCAGGAgaggctgccctcctcctgaTTCAGCAACCCCCACAGGGAGTCCACCACCAGCaaggggaggggcctgggggggcgTGAGTGGCCGTGGGCGGGGCCGGGGCTCAGGATGAGCAGGTCACCTTCCAGGGGCTTGACGATCTGGAGCTTCTCGGGCAAGTAGGAGCGGGCGCCGAAGGAGTAGCCCGACCAGCCGCTGCCCAGGGAGGGGTGCGAGCCCAGCGACATGATGCTCTCCGTGGGGGTCATGGAGCCGCTGAACAGCTCGCCCTTGCCCGCCAGCTCCGCcagcttcctctctcgctcctcctcgAAGAAGCGACGCTCGCTTATGTAGTTGTCCCTGCGCAGAGACAGGCGCCGCAAGGCCGCTTCCAGGTCCTGGCTGCCAGGGGTCCCCGGGGTGCCTGGCTTCTTGTTGGAGTCCTcggacctgggacacacacacacacacagacacacacacacacagacagacatacacacacacacacacacacaggaaagagacacaataaaaaattaaaaacacaACATGAGTATCACAGCTGGTCTCCAACATCATTATTGAACACAACATAACTTGGCTTCCATTATTCAGAGAACCCCTGTCACATTCCTTGCTTTTACAGCATCATCAGGGCAACATTATCTCTTGAATAGCACAATGACTTCAATAAGTGGGTTTAATGTTTCCCTTGTCAAACATTTCCAGGTTGCTAGTGGGAACTCAATAGTAACAGTAAACTACCTCGAGGGTGGCTACTGATAGCAGTGTTTCTCTGTGCTTAGCAACCCCGGCTCTGTTCACACAATACAAAGACCGCAGGCATGTTATATGTTGCTAAGCTAGGTTGTGTTTGCCGACTGGCAGGCTTTGTCAGGCATCAGAGACGGAGACACTGGAACGACCCCCCAAAGCGTGGCATGACGGATGCAGGAAACCAGAAAAGAGTCTAAAACTGTCAGAAATGAAAGGATGTGACatggaagagatggagacatgGGAAGGATGGCAGGCATTTATATGACATATAAaatcagccaaccagccaatcagccagccaaccagcaagAAATCATCCACCCATCCTACCCGTTGTCGGGTGACTCCAGTATGATGCTGTTGGTGCGGTTGTCGATGATGACGCCacctccgccctctcctccgTACACGCTGGAGCGCGGCGTGCCCACGCTGCTGGAGCGACCCGACGGCAGGCCCGACGTCTGATTGGATCCCGGGATGTTCATGGGGGACGGGCCCTGGGAACGCTGGCGTATCTGGTTGATGTTTTTCACCGTCTCGAACACACGCTTGGGTTGGAGCCTAGACATGTGACGAATGACGAATGCAAAtgtttatgcacacacacacacaaattataaataaataatgctCTGTGACACTGGAAAAACCAGCAGTGTATACTCAAACATGACAAGGTCATCTGCACATTGTTGCAACAAACAAGAgtcacaaacaggaagtggaaggctACTGAACCTACTTTTGCTCCTCTACTTCCGGGTCATCCATCTGTAGCTCCTTCCTCATAGTCCCCTCGATCTCAGCTGCCAGagagtcctgggagagagagacaggtaggcagacaaacaggtaaATGTGTGGGGAGCGATGGTGTGCGTGAGACAGACTGCGATGGCAAAGCAGAGGGTCAGGCGGAGACAAGGAGAGTGCACTCTGTGAATGAATTGAACCCAGCTCTTCAAGTCTATTTGTCCAGAAATCCTTGGGACTCTAACACAACTTTATTTATCCTTCACAgaccaaacacaaacaaactggaGGCTTGAGTTGCCCTAGAGACGCCATGCTTGTCCTCCAAACACCTTGGACCTTTggattcttcctttctttctgtgtctcaTCTACTGAACGGTTAccttcttacatttagtcatttagcagcttatccagagcgacttacagtaagtacatttacatttacatttagtcatttagcagacgctcttatccagagcgacttacagtaagtacagggacattcccccaaggcaagtagggtgaagtgccttgcccaaggacacaacgtcagttggcatgaccgggaatcgaactggcaaccttcggattactagcccgattccctcaccgctcagccacctgactccctattcttGCACCCCATCTCAATTCTGTACGTCGATGTGTCACATTTGATTATTAACTATTGGTATCAGATCTAGAGAGCATGATGCACCTAGACATGGAGAAGGTCCTCGTCACTGCTGTGCTGTATTCGTGTTACAGATACACCCGGTGCTACACATACCTACAATGGACCTGAtactctccctttcactctaaacagctcccctcccccctcccccccccctcaactctTCTTTCCCACCACATGTGGTATAGCCCTAGACACTGGAAGTGGCCTGGTGCATTTTCAGGAAGGGTCTCATTCCcctcttacaccccccccccagcccctctcaccATGGGGAACAGCCCGAGGGAGTGGAAGCGTCGCGGCGTGCTGAGGGGCAGCGTCTTGTTCCGCAggttcttcagctcctcctgggCCTCGTGGAGCATCTCCATGCACTCGGCATACTTGTCCTCCAGCTCTCGCAGCTGACCCACGAAGTGACCGAGAGGGAAGTTCCCCAAAGCACACACAGATATTTATTTCAGAGTTTAGTTCGGCTTAATTTAGTTCTAATGACATGAGATGCAGCCAAATAGTCCCAAGTCTTGTACTGTGTTTGTGGGTACAGTTAGACAGAAGTGTTTAGGTGAGGCTACAGACTTATTTCACACCATTAGCATCAGTGGTGAAGTGAATGATGCGGTTGGCCTCCTGTAGTGCAACGTGAAGTCATCCCTGAGGTGCTGATTGTGAGAGGGGTTCTCATTAAATAACGCTTATTGTCCTGTGGGTGATTAATGGggaaggcagtgtgtgtgtgtgtgtgtgtttgtgtgtgtgtgtgcctacctcTGCAGTGAGCTGACGTTGGGCATCCTTGGCAGCTCCTAGGTGCTGTGTGAGTTCTTCATTCTCCACtgcatactgcacacacacacacacacacacacacacacagacagtcaaaaGGGAGATTCACACACCAGAATACTTCACCTCACTGACTTCAAAGGCATTCTAGGAACCAAGGTTCTGGGTTTAATTCCCACTGGGACCACATTCTGCAGTCAATGCACAAACACCATTAAAAGTCCCCCAGGATCAAAGCATCTGCTGGACATGGTAGGCATACTCCATCCTCCATGACACTGGTCCACTCAGCCAGCATTCAAACTAAGAGAGTGCTGGGGGAGTACCAGACCCTCCTAAAAACATTCAGGGACCCAACATCCGACAAAAGTCTAACTTGGGGGATGATAAAAGTGTTGCCCATTACTGTTacccacccccaacccaccaTCCACCTCTCAAATGGACAATCTGGGTCCAGTACTCACCGATTTGGCCTTCTTCTGTAGGTCTACGATCTGGGAGAGCAGGTGCGTGATCTCCTCCTGCTGGCGAGATGCGTCGTCCGTCTTCTTGGCCAGCTCCTCCGCGATCGACGAGATCTGCAGGTTGGCGTCCTCTGGTGGGCGAGCAAACAGACCGGCGTGGGCAAAAGTCAGGGTTTCTCTCAAAGAGGATATTGCTTTTCTTTACGTACAAGATTTATCCCTCTACGTAAACCCCTGTGGAAAGCctttgtattttttgtgtgtagtttttgttaatacacacacatacattgtgtACTGGGACTAGTACAAAAATTACCTCGACAAccatggtaggtgtgtgtgtgtacagtatgtgtgtgtgtgtatgtgtgtgtgtgtaactaacTCACTCAGCTCTTTGACACAGTCGTTGACCAGCTGTTGCTCTTTCTCCTCGTACGAGATGGTCTCTGTCTCCAGGTGGTTTGCCTGATGGTGGAGGGACAGAAAACACAGGCCGTGATGATGCAGGGTTCGAGACAATTAAACTTTGCAATACCAAATGGACAGAATTAAATGTATCTCCTGATACTGATACTGTACTGTAGGACCGTACTGTAGGACTCTGGACCGTACCTCTGTCCACAACACACTgttctcctctgcctgcctgcctgtctgtctgtctgtctttctgtctttctacctgtctgcctgcctgtttgtctgtaccTCAGTACGTAGCACGATGTTCTCCTCCTCAAGGTCTTTGAGTTTCTTCTGCAGCGAGTCCAAGGGGAAGAAGTTTGGCACAGACAAGGTGGCATCATGGTGGCGAATGCTGTCAAGTAGACACAGGAAGCATGTCAGACACACGAGACACACAGCACATCAGTGtgggagtgcatgtgtgtgtgtgtgtgtatgtgtgtgtggtccgtaAAGGCACAGCTGGGGTGTACAGCATGCATATCTATTATTCATGTGACTTGGATGGATGACGGAGAGGATCAATGTTTCTCCACCGGTGTAACAGAACCTCCTGTGTCTAGAGGCGTGACAAAGTCTTCCCACAGACCCATTGAACTACACCTCCCATGAGCACACAGTGAGAGAAGAGAACTCGTGAGGCCTTGTGTGGAGATGTCCATTTCTGCTCCCGAGAACTACAGATCCCAAGAGAACATTGTAGGCAAGCAGGACTAACAGGGGTGAAGGTGGCTGATTCTGAAACAAATTAACTACATATCCCATGAGCACGCAGTAAGAGAGCCGGACTCACGGAGTAGAGGTGGATgattctccctcgctctcctctgcTGCGCTGGTGTAGAACTGAAGCAGCTCATCCTTCATAGACAAGTCATGGCGAAGTTGAGACACctgcaaacagacagagagaaagaaagagagagaaagaaattgagagacagagagagaaagagaaatagagagacagaaatagagagacagagagagagagagacagagagagagagagaccgagtgagagacagacatagagaaatacatagagacggacagagaggttCATATTTGGTTTCTTTAAGTCAGATAAAGACATACTGACAttcacacccaaacacattGATGCACACCCACCTCCTCCCGAATGTGCTCCACTTGCTCCTCCAGTAACTCATTTCTCTCAGTGAGCGTTTTGTTTTTCTTGAGAAGTGATTGGCCGATGCGGGCCGCTAGCTCCAGATCACGCTCTTTCTGCCATAGGACACAGACAAAGACTATTGGTTGGAAGAGGTCCAAGAGGCACGTGATTGGTTAGAGGCAAATCCAAAGGGGAGGTTATTGGATGGTTTAAGGGATGGTAAAAACCCAGGTTGATCCCTCAATAAAGCCATTGGCTTGGAAAATGGAAAATTGAGACAAGCCTATACTAACAACCGGCATTAAGTGACATGGGCAGAAGTCACAGTTTGGGCACCATGCAAATCCATCTTCTAGAAACCACACTAAAAGAGAAGGTTTCTGAGGGGTGGAGCTATTTATTATCTGTTTATTATGTTCTTTAATGCTCCCTAAGCTGCCATCAACTTTGAGTCATATGTCTTTCCCATGCAAAGTGGCAAAGAATTTCATCAGTAATCTTCAAAGCGCGATTTGAATATCAACCGGTCCTGTGCAAAGATCTCCGCGAATGACAGCGCTCCAAGACATGACGACAAGCGCCGGCGTTTCATAGCGAGACAGATACACAGCACGACAAACAACACGGATCCTCTGGTATTCACCTCACCTCGGACCTTGCACCTTTAAGAGTGCTGTTGGCGCTGTGGCGTAGTCTCTTACCTCTTCCAGCAAACGAGTGACGGCATCTATGTCATTGTATGTCTTCGTCATCTGGCCCACTCTTTCTGCACATAGAActgcaggtgagggagggagggaggggaagaaatgTATAAGGAATGTGTACAGTGCATGATGTACAGTCCACAACCTGAGGTTAATCAGTGGTACACAATTAGACTGTTATGAATAGGGCTTTTACGTCaataatgtgtttactgatgtcactTATGCAAagatgcaagagagagagagagagagagtgcgagcgACAGAGATGTCACCTAAATAGGCGAACATAGCTTGACTGCCATCATGAATGACCGCCATCAGTATGTTAACACTTCTCCTCAAATCATGGCCAGCTATTCCACAGTGATGCTGAACTCCACAAAGACCCCTCAATCAGTAAAGCTGAGAGCAGTCTAGATCTTCTATGATGGTTGATGTGACTTGGACCATAGTGACATGAGGACACATCCAGTAAAAGAGCTGACAGTTGTATACTGAACCTTATCCACTACTGTTTTTCTGTTCAATATGGAGGAGTGAGGCAATTGCCTTGACTAACTTGATAAATATTTCCTACACTTCTTGCATTCCTTAATAGGAGAAACCACATGGAGCTGTTCTGTTTATTTCATAACCAGTAATACCAAAAGAGCAAAGAGTgaactctctccacctctttatCTTTCCATCCAGAGTTTCTTATCTCTTAAATGAGGCGGTGATAATGGGATTGGGTTGCCAaggcctcaacacacacacacacatacaccaaatgacACACCAGACCAGGTAACCCATAAAGCAACTCAAATCCAATCTTGACATACAGTCCTTGAATAAAGGAATAAAGAGAATAAAGAGCCGGCCGTCACCAGACGGCCGGCTCTTTattctctttatttctttctcccttctctctgcaaTGAGGGGGTATTTGTTTCCTTGTTGTTCCTCTCTTCTGAGGTCCTggtccctgctccagccccatTGGAAACCATGTAAATGGAGGAGACTGGTGATGCAAAGTTGCTATTTACATGAGCACCGAACACAAGAAGAGAGTTTGCATGGTACACATTCGATCTACACATGGGCAAACAGCTCTGGCATGTACTTTGATATGAAGCCATAACCGTTGTCAACATGACTCCACCGACAGTAGATAGCAGTGGGAGGAAAGTCTTCTTACACAGCTATTCATAACCCCTCCAGGTAACCATATCACAACAAGGGTGTAGACCTGCTCTCCAGGGGTGCGTCGCCAGCAGATAGAGGTGGACTACACACAAGAGATGACACACATCACATTTCCACGTATATGTGTGAGCTGATACAGTGGTACGGCACAGTAGACATTGGAGCCAGTCAACCAGGGTGTCAGTGGGTAGTTCGCTGTTCCCTGCTCCCAGGGGAGTACctagataccacacacacacacacacacacacacacgttgcttTGGATTCCGTGTGGTGACACCTAACCCCAGGTAAAGTAGAGAGGAGTGTTGGGTTGTACGGATCTTAACTTTCCCACCGCTGATCCATTTCAGACTACAGAGCGGCAGGGTTGAGACTGCACCACAGAGGCAACTTGATGCCCTGTCCTGTTTTCGCATAAAGGTAGTCATTAAAGATAAGCAAAAGATTACAACCCACTGGAAAGACCAGCACACATTCCGAGGGCTCTCTCGCATGGAAGACAAAGAGAGTCCATCAGATATACATAATTACCGTCAACTTAAATGGTTGGTTGAGTTCAAATGCAGAAAACAACCACAAGCGTAGAAATAAATAATACTTTGAATGCCTTACGTCAGACACCATAAACAAGACCtttcaataaaatatatttttaatggagaacagagaaggcGATTGAAGTAGGAAGGTGAGGATGGCAATGAGCCTTGAGTGTTGTCTGTCTCCAGTGGGATCGaatacctgcctgtctgcttctaCTAGCACACAGGAGTCCTGCCTTCTAGCACTGCATGTTTACTCTCAACACACCAACATAAACGCACACACTCTACCTTCATATACCAGTTCACCTGCCGTGGCCGCGCAGGACAATGCGTCTTACAGAACACAAGCAAAGGTTGAAAAGGAACTATTCTGTTATATCGCTTCTTAATCTGTTCTGAAACATTCCAGTTCTCGTAGACATCAGCCATTGCAACGTGCATACTTCCCTGGCAGACTGCCAAAGCCTTGATGAAACATTTATTGGAAACTCAGACTAAATTTGTACTATGGCACAACTGTATTCCGTGTAAAACTAATTGAGCTACATAGAGGTCCATGAACAACAATGAAACTGGAACCAGTCACGGTAGCTGCTTTAAACATGGAGCAGTGAAGCATCCAAGCACTGAACTACCAAAAAGTTACCTTCACGCAAAATAAGttgctcttcatcctcctcctcctcctccccctcctccgcacTGTGACAGGATCCAGGTGAGCAGACATACTCCAGGCTCTCCTCGGAGTTATCAAAGGGTTGTTCCATCCCTAGCCTGGGCTAGCAGCGCCCTGCAAGAGCCTGCTCTCGCAAGTCCAAAGCCATAGCTAGGTATGTGTGGGAGTatctgggactgtgtgtgtgtgtatgtgagagagggaaatatcCAGACTGCATCTACTTGTGACACAATCCCCAACAGACAGCTGATCCGGCCactccctctgtatctctctggcCTGCGGTTGGTCAGGGCACAGCCTATCCTAGCACAGAGTGCAGGGCAATTCCCTGATTATTTCAGAATATTTTATAACTTCATCCTCACATCATACGATAGCAGTCCTGAGCTGAGATAGAGCAAGTAATGTTTTCATATAATGTCATAATCTTTAATCCTCAAGCCTCAATCGTTTTATAATACATCTGCTgccctttcccctacccccctgCTCAGGCTGAAATGGTACCTTCCAGCAGCCACTCTCACAAACATTACAAGGTGGAGCACACAACAATACAATCCACCTGTGCCGTTTACAGGGTGGGGCGTAAGTACAGTGAACCCTACAGGTGACTAAGTTTGACCATGCAGAGCCTACTCGAATTAAACTCAGATAAAACCATATAATGACATCTACAAAACTGTGACAACAATTCTGATAAACAAGAACAATGAAACAACTGTAACTCACAAATCGATGTTACCTCAGATATTTCACATGGCTCTTTAAAGTTAGAATTCAGAACTGCTCCCTCTAATCATCCCAGGGCATATGATTGCTGTAATTGGATTCACTGTACTATACATTCCAGTAAACCCTGGACATACAAGTGCTTGTATGGGCATCCTGAATGAGGTCACATTCCTATGGAAACTAAACTAAACACAATACAGCATCCCCCAAGCTAGGCACAATGGCTTTAGCTCCAAACACCCcctaccctcctccacacacacacacttttgcttTCCACTCCTTTGTGAGGACTTCTGAAGTTCCCAAGTGCTGAAAGAAAAGTCTgctcctacacactcacacctcatacacacacgcacacgcacacacgcgcacacacacacagtggtgatTTATGAAGAAcggagggatgggtggaggttTTCGGAGGTTGCCTTTTGTtctagggggagagggggagtccaGTGCCAGCTTCATGAATGGTGTCTGTTCTGGGAAGGTGATCAGTATTCTGATGGACACTCAGCCCGGCTGACCAGCAGAGGACTGGGACTGATGCCCAGCCATTCCCCGAAGCCAGCTGCCGTCGTTGGAAGTTCTTGGATAAAGGTCCTTTGGCTTTAGTTGTCCTCTATATATCTACTCCAGTCACCCAGGTTCTCCTGTCCccatatctccctgtctctcccaatggcttcctgtctctctccatccctctctgtctctcctcatctctccctctctttcctcatctCACTGTCTATCCTtgtttctcctcatctctccctgtctctcctcatctctccctgtctctcctcaatcctcctcgtctctccttgtttctcctcatctctcccagtctctccatgacttttcctgtctctccatgactcttcctgtctctccatgactcttcctgtctctccatgactcttcctgtctctccatgactcttcctgtctctccatgactcttcctgtttcttcttgtctctctgtctctcccagacTCTGGTCTACAAAGTGTCCCTGGTGTCCCATCTCCCTCGACAACCTGACAAATATCAATGACCTCGATATAACGCAACCTCCTTCCAGTCTAATTTTAGAATGAACAGAAGGCGAGCCTTTTCTCTCTTACTATTGAACTGATCCACGCACGCACGGCTCCTACACTGCACCAGTACGCACATCCACAGTAATGATGTGTTACATAAGTGAATGAAAATGGAAAGATACTTGTATTGGCCTGTTCGCTACATAATCTATGAGGAGAGATGGACCAGGTGATGGAAACCCTCCTCGAATCTTACACAACAACGGATCACATGATGAAATAGGCCAATCCCTTTTCAGATATATAACCTATGAATGCGATCAAAGGGATTGAACACATTCTACATCACCCCTGGCTGAGCGTAGGTGAAACGCGTTCGATGTTCAGTCATAGATTAACTCAACAGCTCTATAGGAGCCGCAGAAGGATGCAGACTGTCAGACTGAGCTGGTAAATCATGTTAAAGGGCCAGATTGTGATATAACCGAACAGTGTCACATGACTGCTCAATGCCTGTGTCACTGACACCCAGGCTAGTGTGAATGCTGGGACCATGACAGAGggggttttctttttctttcacccTTTTGACAATAATAGACACATTTAAGAGTTTCGAACATCCGCTTTCAAACAATAGGTAGCTGTTTTCTCTGAAGAAACCAGAGAATTAGACAGttgaaaacatgcacacacaaactagtTCCCGTCAGTCCTTGCATGGGTCATCATCTAGTCCTTGTACTGTTAGCATGAGCCTTCAGCACCGTCAATGTTCTTGTTGTACCATAATTCATCTTTGGTGACAATCAACACCAGAGCAACTTAACAACACACATGCTAGGTATGTAGCCATAGTAACACCATCTATTGCCCTGAAAGTGTGACGCTGTCTCCTCTCAGcccttcctcagctgagactaaCTTTGTATGTGACACCTGTTATGACACCCAGCCATCACCGCCGTGCCTAGCCCCCCAGCATGGGACTGATGCAACACAGTGAACAGAAGATGGGAGATACACAGCCTTCTACACAGTCACTCACAGCCTCATAaccatctccccccccacacccacacacacacatcatcatgcACACATACCTGACTACTTCTCACATAAATGAAGAGgcagctctctctttcctactcAGGAATATGACCGTGAACCTGCTACTGCAGCAGCTTCTGGCTCCCAAACGGAGCTCAGCCCCACCGTCTCACCGTCAGTGCACTCCTCATAGTACCAGTCCAGCTCATAGTAGTCAGCCTCCACAAATCTCTGCTTGCGTCTCTGCATCCTCAGTCTCCTTCAGCCCAGAGGCGCTTCCCCTCCTGTCCCGAGGTCGAGGTCATGAGCCCAGCTTCACGTCCGTTCATAACCATCCCAGAGTTCGCTGGCTGTCCGACGCTACgcaacacaggacacagcatCCTACCCCTGGTACCCGgcgtgaagggagagagagagagagagagagagagagagagagagagagagagagagggaagaggaggaggagagcgcagCCCAGTCACGGGTTTTGCAGCAAGCTGGTTGCTGGTGACTTGCAGGTTGGATCACCCAGGGGGAGGAGCAATCCGCagcagacagccaatcagagctgcGCCATGTGAGTGGTGGGGTTCTGTCGTCAGCTCAGCCCTCCCTTCCCAGAACGTCCTTCTGtgcggttgccatggagactgcCTCCTGGCTCTGACTCTGTCGGCATGTGAACAcaggctggtgctgctggtggatGATGCTAATGCTAGCGCTAACGCTGTTGCTACAGGAAGGGCAGTGAGTTTATATTTACAGACACTATCTAAACACTGGTATCATGCTTAA harbors:
- the trak1a gene encoding trafficking kinesin-binding protein 1 isoform X3 — translated: MNVCNSADLPEVEIISLLEEQLPHYQLRADSIYGYDHDDWLHTPLLSPDTNLDLSVEQIEETLKYFLLCAERVGQMTKTYNDIDAVTRLLEEKERDLELAARIGQSLLKKNKTLTERNELLEEQVEHIREEVSQLRHDLSMKDELLQFYTSAAEESEGESSTSTPIRHHDATLSVPNFFPLDSLQKKLKDLEEENIVLRTEANHLETETISYEEKEQQLVNDCVKELKDANLQISSIAEELAKKTDDASRQQEEITHLLSQIVDLQKKAKSYAVENEELTQHLGAAKDAQRQLTAELRELEDKYAECMEMLHEAQEELKNLRNKTLPLSTPRRFHSLGLFPMDSLAAEIEGTMRKELQMDDPEVEEQKLQPKRVFETVKNINQIRQRSQGPSPMNIPGSNQTSGLPSGRSSSVGTPRSSVYGGEGGGGVIIDNRTNSIILESPDNGSEDSNKKPGTPGTPGSQDLEAALRRLSLRRDNYISERRFFEEERERKLAELAGKGELFSGSMTPTESIMSLGSHPSLGSGWSGYSFGARSYLPEKLQIVKPLEGSVTLHQWQQLAQPHLGGLLDPRPGVVTKGFRQLEADQEEVYQFTDLEEDEGSADLPRQQPGDLSTSAGGMFSRLGHARSLSSSSSSSFCVINNNSSSSGDDTAPQAEADVIGRFRDRASPGSPPPSPSMSPPLPGASEHGDPQSDPQDQAGAADGVSVHFPGKCMSHTSSTYTYTTCRILHPSDELTRVTPRSCDEEEEAGLYHVVLRADVEQAH
- the trak1a gene encoding trafficking kinesin-binding protein 1 isoform X4 → MNVCNSADLPEVEIISLLEEQLPHYQLRADSIYGYDHDDWLHTPLLSPDTNLDLSVEQIEETLKYFLLCAERVGQMTKTYNDIDAVTRLLEEKERDLELAARIGQSLLKKNKTLTERNELLEEQVEHIREEVSQLRHDLSMKDELLQFYTSAAEESEGESSTSTPIRHHDATLSVPNFFPLDSLQKKLKDLEEENIVLRTEANHLETETISYEEKEQQLVNDCVKELKDANLQISSIAEELAKKTDDASRQQEEITHLLSQIVDLQKKAKSYAVENEELTQHLGAAKDAQRQLTAELRELEDKYAECMEMLHEAQEELKNLRNKTLPLSTPRRFHSLGLFPMDSLAAEIEGTMRKELQMDDPEVEEQKLQPKRVFETVKNINQIRQRSQGPSPMNIPGSNQTSGLPSGRSSSVGTPRSSVYGGEGGGGVIIDNRTNSIILESPDNGSEDSNKKPGTPGTPGSQDLEAALRRLSLRRDNYISERRFFEEERERKLAELAGKGELFSGSMTPTESIMSLGSHPSLGSGWSGYSFGARSYLPEKLQIVKPLEGDLLILSPGPAHGHSRPPRPLPLLVVDSLWGLLNQEEGSLSCQHSFYFRHTQPRCWFEI
- the trak1a gene encoding trafficking kinesin-binding protein 1 isoform X2, translated to MTKTYNDIDAVTRLLEEKERDLELAARIGQSLLKKNKTLTERNELLEEQVEHIREEVSQLRHDLSMKDELLQFYTSAAEESEGESSTSTPIRHHDATLSVPNFFPLDSLQKKLKDLEEENIVLRTEANHLETETISYEEKEQQLVNDCVKELKDANLQISSIAEELAKKTDDASRQQEEITHLLSQIVDLQKKAKSYAVENEELTQHLGAAKDAQRQLTAELRELEDKYAECMEMLHEAQEELKNLRNKTLPLSTPRRFHSLGLFPMDSLAAEIEGTMRKELQMDDPEVEEQKLQPKRVFETVKNINQIRQRSQGPSPMNIPGSNQTSGLPSGRSSSVGTPRSSVYGGEGGGGVIIDNRTNSIILESPDNGSEDSNKKPGTPGTPGSQDLEAALRRLSLRRDNYISERRFFEEERERKLAELAGKGELFSGSMTPTESIMSLGSHPSLGSGWSGYSFGARSYLPEKLQIVKPLEGSVTLHQWQQLAQPHLGGLLDPRPGVVTKGFRQLEADQEEVYQFTDLEEDEGSADLPRQQPGDLSTSAGGMFSRLGHARSLSSSSSSSFCVINNNSSSSGDDTAPQAEADVIGRFRDRASPGSPPPSPSMSPPLPGASEHGDPQSDPQDQAGAADGVSVHFPGKCMSHTSSTYTYTTCRILHPSDELTRVTPSLLSGHGSSCVVSSSSIRSTPASTPCTPRRLSLAQSFTNQRDSTTTTSTSLGLVHQLQERGISAAMYDPLSWDRATGGAPTPTGVPPAPHPPLPHRPDTLPSTPPNSPTHSKPGSPLSPFQFSPPEPLYDNFLASKPASSILREVRGAEVQDKEDAAEGSVQNLRLVDKLKRFRTVSPGGPGGVLGGLHRTGPPFRPGGVTSPIGGLPVLNAGMRRIRSYPAVVGASMAMKGPGPPSPEILIASAHQLHKQTSLNDD